A genomic window from Flavobacterium azooxidireducens includes:
- the ltrA gene encoding group II intron reverse transcriptase/maturase: MIEKVVHPYNLQKALEHVIANKGSAGVDGISTKELRKVFAEKKDQLITEIKQGSYQIQPILGIEIPKGNGKTRLLGVPTTSERVLQQAVSQSIAPLFEPEFKPNSFGFRPNKNARQAVGQARDYIHSGLNHIVDIDLKNFFDEVDHCLVLNLVFQKVKCKTMMQLIRKWLRAPIKINGKLRKRRKGVPQGSPLSPLLSNILLHQLDKEMTRRGHKFVRYADDFSIYCKSHNQAKATRVVIEKFLKNKLKLTINKEKSGIRKPSHFTLLGFGFVPVYNKGSKNQYQLVVAEKAWINLKIRLKSITRKTTPAKLEERITKIKEIQRGWLNYFRGTNIMGKVRDIDGWLRNRLRYCIWHDWKKPERKRKNLIRLGVDQDHAYMWSRTRKGGWAIAQSPILGTTITLKRLKQKGYESLTEVYIQLNPSLCEPPST; the protein is encoded by the coding sequence ATGATTGAAAAAGTAGTACATCCTTACAATCTCCAAAAAGCGTTGGAACACGTCATTGCCAACAAAGGTAGTGCAGGTGTTGATGGTATTTCCACAAAAGAACTCCGCAAGGTATTCGCAGAAAAGAAAGACCAGCTAATAACGGAAATCAAACAAGGAAGCTATCAAATTCAACCCATTCTAGGAATCGAAATTCCAAAGGGAAACGGAAAAACCCGTTTACTGGGCGTTCCCACAACAAGCGAACGAGTACTGCAACAAGCGGTATCACAAAGCATCGCACCTTTATTTGAACCCGAATTCAAACCTAACAGTTTTGGATTTAGACCCAACAAAAATGCCCGACAAGCCGTTGGACAAGCACGGGACTACATTCATTCAGGATTGAACCACATTGTGGATATTGACCTGAAAAACTTCTTTGATGAAGTTGACCATTGTTTAGTATTGAATTTGGTATTTCAAAAAGTGAAATGCAAAACCATGATGCAACTCATTCGCAAATGGCTTCGAGCACCGATTAAAATCAATGGAAAGCTACGAAAACGTAGAAAAGGTGTACCACAAGGCTCTCCTTTAAGTCCGCTACTGTCGAACATTTTACTCCATCAATTGGATAAAGAAATGACCCGACGAGGACATAAATTCGTTCGATACGCTGATGATTTTAGTATCTACTGCAAGAGCCACAATCAAGCGAAAGCTACCAGAGTAGTGATTGAAAAGTTCCTCAAGAACAAGCTCAAACTAACCATTAACAAAGAAAAGAGTGGCATTAGAAAACCCTCTCACTTTACGTTACTTGGCTTTGGGTTTGTGCCCGTTTACAATAAAGGAAGTAAGAATCAATACCAACTCGTAGTAGCCGAAAAGGCATGGATAAACCTAAAGATACGACTCAAAAGCATCACCCGCAAAACTACCCCAGCCAAACTAGAAGAACGTATCACCAAGATAAAGGAAATCCAACGAGGATGGTTAAACTATTTTCGAGGAACCAATATCATGGGAAAAGTACGAGACATTGACGGTTGGCTACGCAACCGACTGCGGTATTGCATCTGGCACGATTGGAAGAAACCCGAAAGGAAAAGGAAAAACCTGATTCGATTGGGGGTTGACCAAGACCATGCCTACATGTGGAGCAGAACTCGAAAAGGTGGTTGGGCGATTGCTCAAAGTCCGATTTTAGGAACAACTATTACTTTGAAACGCTTGAAACAAAAGGGATACGAATCCTTAACGGAAGTCTACATTCAACTCAACCCATCTCTTTGCGAACCGCCGAGTACGTGA
- a CDS encoding DUF1572 domain-containing protein produces the protein MKTPHQLASRFREVILNGTWVANTNFKAQLSGTDYKTVTTALSDLNTIAVLAQHIRYYINGINQVFKGGPLAIKDKYSFDFPPITSQEQWENFLDTFWNDSEIFANYVEQLSEEQLQHYFTDEKYGTYYRNIDGMIEHSYYHLGQIVLIKKLISANKK, from the coding sequence ATGAAAACCCCTCACCAACTCGCCTCCCGTTTTCGTGAAGTCATTTTAAACGGCACTTGGGTGGCCAACACCAACTTTAAAGCACAACTTTCCGGCACCGATTATAAAACGGTTACCACAGCATTAAGCGACCTCAACACTATTGCGGTGTTAGCACAACATATTCGTTATTACATCAACGGAATAAATCAAGTATTCAAAGGTGGACCATTAGCCATTAAAGACAAATACAGTTTCGATTTTCCGCCAATCACCTCACAAGAACAATGGGAAAATTTTCTTGACACTTTTTGGAATGATTCAGAAATCTTTGCTAACTACGTTGAACAACTTTCCGAAGAACAACTTCAACACTATTTTACCGATGAAAAATACGGCACTTACTACCGAAATATAGACGGTATGATTGAACACAGTTATTATCATTTGGGACAAATTGTGTTAATCAAAAAGCTCATTTCAGCGAATAAAAAATAA
- a CDS encoding FAD-dependent monooxygenase encodes MSTRKKIAIIGGGIAGLTFARCLTTADYDIHIFEKKEDFGEIGAAISVFPNALCVMDDIGLLPEILANSGQFKTVYLKTNKGKILSKTEPKSDYPVICIHRADLHRILLSKIDAKLYTNYSLHKLTHQNNGQIELEFENKETLLFDAVIGADGIHSVVRQHIIKDGKPIFRGYSIWRGVVKTDFDIGYASETFGKGQRVGIVPIKNGVYGWWATNNEAFMQDDSPEGTKQKLNRLFGDWHYPVPDLINNTEHILKNSLVDRKPKKGWTSGHATLLGDAAHPTTPNLGQGGCMAMEGAYILAKSIQKYGITSTAFERYETLQFPRSENIVNESLKLGKMGQLTNPVLIGLRNFAFKIMPSNVAMKMIDKYFSYRVTKLNI; translated from the coding sequence ATGAGCACCCGAAAAAAAATAGCCATAATTGGCGGTGGCATAGCAGGACTAACCTTTGCTCGTTGCTTGACCACAGCTGACTATGACATTCATATTTTTGAAAAAAAAGAAGATTTTGGAGAAATTGGAGCCGCAATAAGTGTTTTCCCAAATGCTCTTTGCGTCATGGATGACATTGGTTTGCTTCCGGAAATCCTTGCCAATAGTGGACAATTTAAAACAGTTTACCTCAAAACCAACAAAGGAAAAATTCTCAGCAAGACAGAACCCAAAAGCGATTATCCGGTAATTTGCATTCACAGAGCAGATTTACACCGGATTCTTTTATCTAAAATTGACGCAAAACTTTATACCAATTATTCGCTACATAAACTTACCCATCAAAACAACGGTCAAATTGAACTTGAATTTGAAAACAAAGAAACCCTCCTTTTTGATGCTGTAATTGGTGCAGACGGCATTCATTCTGTCGTGAGACAACACATTATCAAGGATGGCAAACCAATTTTTAGAGGTTATAGCATTTGGCGTGGCGTGGTAAAAACAGATTTTGACATCGGCTATGCCAGTGAAACTTTCGGAAAAGGACAACGAGTGGGAATTGTTCCTATCAAAAACGGAGTCTACGGTTGGTGGGCAACCAACAACGAAGCCTTTATGCAAGACGACAGTCCGGAAGGTACAAAACAGAAACTAAACCGCTTGTTTGGCGATTGGCATTATCCCGTTCCTGATCTCATAAACAATACCGAACACATCCTGAAAAACAGTTTGGTAGATAGAAAACCAAAAAAAGGTTGGACTAGTGGTCATGCCACCTTATTGGGGGATGCTGCCCACCCTACCACGCCCAACTTAGGACAAGGCGGTTGTATGGCCATGGAAGGGGCATATATTCTAGCCAAATCAATTCAAAAATATGGCATCACATCTACTGCATTTGAAAGGTATGAAACACTGCAATTTCCACGCTCAGAAAATATAGTCAACGAAAGTTTAAAACTAGGCAAAATGGGGCAACTCACTAACCCCGTACTAATTGGATTACGGAATTTTGCTTTTAAAATTATGCCCTCAAACGTAGCCATGAAAATGATTGATAAATACTTTTCGTATAGAGTAACAAAACTTAATATATAA
- a CDS encoding CPBP family intramembrane glutamic endopeptidase: MKGLYFRIFISLILILLGNKFIIEQEYTYWIERVLYVAVFIIGLGIIIDFQIKKIPEKPKKNINLKIIFLGFFTIASLYVFGQSFVTLKSELFDLEIQSKGTIEFHFVLTLLLWSSLEELYTRRIIAQTVSQKYSFIMGIFVSSLVFSLLHFFTDSGLFYTFLGGIIFSMLYLKTGSFILVIVLHLFHNLLVAFNSDYFIIKMLQMEIKTILSIVIASIFCYIFSLIIINKNYKYISS; encoded by the coding sequence ATGAAAGGATTATATTTTAGAATATTTATTAGTCTTATATTAATCCTTTTAGGAAATAAATTTATTATTGAACAAGAATATACTTATTGGATCGAGAGAGTTTTATATGTTGCTGTCTTCATAATTGGTCTTGGTATTATAATCGATTTTCAAATAAAAAAAATACCAGAAAAACCTAAGAAAAATATTAATTTAAAAATTATTTTTCTTGGATTTTTTACTATTGCGTCGCTTTATGTATTTGGTCAATCATTTGTAACACTTAAAAGCGAATTATTTGATTTAGAAATTCAATCTAAAGGTACTATTGAATTCCATTTTGTATTAACTTTACTATTATGGAGCTCTCTTGAAGAATTATATACGAGGAGAATTATTGCTCAAACTGTTTCCCAAAAATACTCGTTTATAATGGGAATTTTTGTATCGTCATTAGTATTCAGTTTACTACATTTTTTTACAGATTCAGGGCTGTTTTATACATTTCTCGGTGGTATAATATTTTCGATGCTTTATTTAAAAACTGGTAGTTTTATTTTAGTAATAGTTTTACACTTATTCCATAACTTATTGGTTGCATTTAATAGCGACTATTTTATCATTAAAATGCTACAAATGGAAATTAAAACGATTTTATCGATTGTGATAGCGAGTATATTTTGTTATATTTTTTCACTAATAATAATCAACAAAAATTATAAATATATCAGTAGTTAA
- a CDS encoding hybrid sensor histidine kinase/response regulator transcription factor encodes MKKAYLLLFFICSFSYGQYEKEIDSLTKIISSKKDNLEKSKAYDVLIQLYLDIDLKIAKKHIQSLYDLNKNSNCIECEIIADLNNGYYHDMLAENEKSIQYFERCSQNCLKINDYQNYELAQMQIAQDYIALHNHEKAELVLNNVINFSKKHNLKDNLYFLYYLKGTLNADRSYYKLGLENYILAEKTLLKTKPEDLRTQIDIINMIGVIYSNIENHNKAREYNNKAIKIAEKLNDMSIKMNVIRNRGFIESTAKNYTAALPYLLEAYEYHSETNNINLKGMGAYFLGRCYYELKNYTKSLEYSNEAIKIYENSQNNIDYARALNNRARIDLKFNKLDEAKEDIELSKSLMKNKQSRNYIEILTTEIDYLVKSNNLKEAITSINSRDSLNTILKNKTDLTNLNELQTIYETEKKEQQIKLLSTQNELAEKQKYIYIGLLGLLVILGTSLFYGYRNKIKTAQKLNELNELKSRFFANISHEFRTPLTLIKSPVQSLQAEISNESQKSKLDLIDKNSNRMLDLVDQLLELSKLDSGKLQLILKEGNIGLFLNSIVESFSFQAKENKLSFTSTIEKNSENHHFDKDVIEKIVTNLLSNAIKYTSENEKVSFQSKIENNQLQLVVSNSGSKIKKEEINKLFERFYQKKENHQGVGIGLALVKELVELYKGKIETNVENGILSFTVLLPLEKSNQNAIVVTKETTHSLNDQNTNESELPILLLVDDNQDVRTILKDIFKENYQIIEAADGEQALKIAKKEIPDCIISDVMMPKMDGFEFTKQIKTNELTSFIPVILLTAKTSDEAHLEGLKSTADAFLTKPFNNEIVKATVLQLIEERKKLHIRYSQELVLRPVDIVINSVEEKFIEKLQLILNKELANSEFSSDDFAASIGMSRMQLHRKLKSLLGVSTSEFLRNERLKASTELLKKGKANISEIAYSVGFNDVSYFSKCFKEMYHCTPTEYMEK; translated from the coding sequence ATGAAAAAAGCCTATCTACTTCTGTTTTTTATTTGCAGTTTTTCTTATGGACAATATGAGAAAGAAATTGATTCGTTGACTAAAATTATTTCATCAAAAAAAGATAACTTAGAAAAATCAAAAGCATATGATGTCTTAATTCAACTCTATTTAGACATTGACTTAAAAATTGCAAAAAAACACATTCAAAGTTTATACGATTTAAACAAAAACAGCAATTGTATTGAATGTGAAATTATAGCTGATTTAAACAATGGCTACTATCATGACATGCTCGCAGAAAACGAAAAATCTATTCAATATTTTGAAAGATGTTCTCAAAATTGTTTAAAAATAAACGACTATCAAAATTATGAATTAGCTCAAATGCAAATTGCACAAGACTATATAGCACTTCATAATCATGAAAAAGCAGAGTTAGTTTTGAATAATGTTATAAATTTCAGTAAAAAACACAACTTAAAAGATAACCTTTATTTTCTATATTATTTAAAAGGAACTTTAAATGCTGATAGATCATACTACAAGTTAGGCTTAGAAAATTATATTCTCGCAGAAAAAACGTTATTGAAAACAAAACCAGAAGATTTAAGAACACAAATCGACATTATCAATATGATTGGTGTAATTTATTCTAACATTGAAAATCATAATAAAGCAAGAGAATACAACAACAAAGCTATCAAAATAGCCGAAAAGCTAAATGATATGTCAATAAAAATGAATGTTATTCGAAATCGTGGTTTTATTGAATCGACAGCAAAAAATTATACTGCTGCATTACCATACTTATTGGAAGCATACGAATATCATAGTGAAACAAATAATATCAACCTAAAAGGAATGGGAGCATATTTTTTAGGAAGATGTTATTATGAATTAAAAAACTACACCAAATCGCTTGAATATTCTAATGAAGCAATAAAAATCTATGAAAATTCGCAAAATAACATCGATTATGCAAGAGCATTAAACAATAGAGCGAGAATAGATTTAAAATTTAATAAGCTTGATGAAGCTAAAGAAGATATTGAATTGTCTAAATCTTTAATGAAGAACAAACAGTCTCGGAATTATATCGAAATTCTAACTACAGAAATTGACTATTTAGTGAAATCTAATAATTTGAAAGAAGCAATTACATCTATAAATAGTAGAGATTCATTAAATACAATTTTGAAAAATAAAACAGACTTAACTAATCTTAATGAATTACAAACCATTTACGAAACAGAAAAAAAAGAACAACAAATCAAACTTCTATCTACTCAAAATGAATTAGCAGAAAAACAAAAATACATTTACATCGGATTACTCGGTTTGTTAGTCATTTTGGGAACAAGTTTATTCTACGGCTATCGAAATAAAATAAAAACTGCTCAAAAACTCAATGAATTAAACGAATTAAAATCTCGTTTTTTTGCCAATATTTCGCACGAATTTAGAACACCGTTGACATTGATTAAAAGTCCAGTGCAAAGTTTACAAGCTGAAATTTCAAATGAAAGTCAAAAAAGTAAATTGGATTTGATTGACAAAAATTCCAATAGAATGTTAGATTTAGTCGATCAACTTTTAGAACTTTCAAAGCTCGATAGTGGTAAATTACAACTCATTTTAAAAGAAGGAAATATTGGTTTGTTTTTAAATTCGATAGTAGAATCTTTTTCTTTTCAAGCCAAAGAAAATAAACTTTCATTTACTTCCACTATCGAAAAAAATTCAGAAAATCATCATTTTGATAAAGATGTGATTGAAAAAATAGTAACTAATTTACTTTCCAACGCTATTAAATATACATCTGAAAATGAAAAAGTTAGCTTTCAATCTAAAATAGAAAATAATCAATTGCAATTAGTTGTTTCTAATTCAGGTTCTAAAATTAAAAAAGAAGAAATCAATAAACTTTTTGAACGATTTTATCAGAAAAAAGAAAACCATCAAGGTGTAGGAATCGGCTTGGCGTTAGTGAAAGAATTAGTAGAATTATACAAAGGAAAAATTGAAACAAATGTTGAAAATGGCATCTTGAGTTTTACAGTTCTACTACCATTAGAAAAATCTAATCAAAATGCTATTGTTGTTACAAAAGAAACTACACATTCACTAAATGATCAAAACACCAACGAATCAGAATTACCTATTCTTTTACTTGTAGATGACAATCAAGATGTAAGAACCATTTTAAAAGATATTTTCAAAGAAAACTATCAAATTATAGAAGCGGCAGATGGCGAACAAGCTTTAAAAATCGCCAAAAAAGAAATTCCGGATTGCATTATTTCCGATGTTATGATGCCAAAAATGGACGGATTTGAATTTACCAAACAAATTAAAACCAACGAATTAACTTCGTTCATTCCGGTTATTCTGTTAACCGCAAAAACATCAGACGAAGCTCATTTGGAGGGATTAAAAAGTACTGCCGATGCATTTTTAACCAAACCATTTAACAACGAAATCGTAAAAGCAACTGTCTTACAATTAATCGAAGAACGCAAAAAACTACACATACGTTATAGTCAAGAATTGGTTTTACGCCCGGTGGATATTGTCATAAATTCGGTAGAAGAAAAATTTATTGAAAAATTGCAACTCATTTTAAACAAAGAATTAGCTAACTCAGAATTTAGTTCAGACGACTTTGCTGCTTCCATCGGAATGAGTAGAATGCAGTTACATCGTAAATTGAAATCACTTTTAGGTGTTTCGACTTCCGAATTTTTACGAAATGAACGCTTAAAAGCCAGCACAGAATTACTCAAAAAAGGTAAAGCAAATATATCCGAAATTGCTTATTCTGTCGGGTTTAATGATGTATCCTATTTTTCAAAATGCTTCAAAGAAATGTATCATTGCACTCCAACTGAATACATGGAAAAATAG
- a CDS encoding Hsp20/alpha crystallin family protein produces the protein MTLVKTNNRFPFPAVFDEFFKPDWMGGMERMNNTVPAVNIKETETTFVVELAAPGKSKADFNIELDDNVLTISSESKHEKEEKDNDGKYTRKEFSYSSFKRAFTLPEIVNEADINATYENGVLHITLPKREEALPKPKRMIEIG, from the coding sequence ATGACACTAGTAAAAACAAACAACCGATTTCCTTTTCCAGCCGTTTTTGATGAATTTTTTAAACCCGACTGGATGGGTGGCATGGAACGAATGAACAACACAGTTCCGGCTGTGAACATTAAAGAAACTGAAACTACTTTTGTGGTAGAATTAGCCGCTCCGGGCAAAAGTAAAGCCGATTTTAACATCGAATTGGATGACAATGTGTTAACTATTTCTTCTGAATCGAAACACGAAAAAGAAGAAAAAGACAATGATGGAAAATATACTCGCAAAGAGTTTAGCTATTCTTCTTTTAAGCGTGCGTTTACTCTTCCTGAAATTGTGAACGAAGCAGATATTAATGCTACTTATGAAAATGGTGTGTTGCACATTACGCTTCCAAAACGCGAAGAAGCATTGCCAAAACCAAAACGAATGATTGAAATTGGTTAA